A window from Lachnoanaerobaculum umeaense encodes these proteins:
- a CDS encoding DUF3021 domain-containing protein, which produces MKNKIINRVIVGIFIGIDIGLFISILFSYLSGSGAYQPAPNKFLEAFPNEIMAMLVSVFIWAAIGALFSVTSLIFTDTEFSISKMTVSHCIINYVIFIPLAILAGWYSFSIASLLSFTIIYISIYFIIWLIFMLINKKHVEEINERLKKS; this is translated from the coding sequence ATGAAAAATAAAATCATAAATAGAGTAATAGTTGGAATATTTATAGGAATTGATATAGGCTTATTTATATCTATACTGTTTTCATACTTATCAGGCAGCGGAGCCTATCAGCCGGCGCCGAATAAATTTTTGGAAGCATTTCCAAATGAGATCATGGCAATGCTTGTATCTGTTTTTATATGGGCAGCGATAGGTGCATTGTTCTCGGTCACAAGTCTTATATTTACAGATACTGAATTCAGTATAAGTAAAATGACTGTTTCGCATTGTATTATAAATTATGTGATTTTTATTCCCCTTGCAATACTTGCAGGTTGGTATTCATTTAGTATCGCAAGTTTGCTTTCATTTACAATAATATATATTTCAATATATTTTATAATCTGGCTTATATTTATGCTTATAAATAAAAAGCATGTGGAAGAAATCAATGAAAGACTTAAGAAGTCATAA
- a CDS encoding IS1182 family transposase, protein MLTVNYYNDFFEIGQQKINFSFYELSLPDDDPVYTPKKVMEDLDFSGLLANCSDKGRTGYNPIMMYAVITYANMRGIRSIDRIVDLCERDIAFIWLTQGRKPKRDAFYEFKSKKLTSDILDDLNYQFMRRLQKEGFVTLKELFIDGTKIEANANRYTFVWRGSINYHLAGLLDSIDKLYSDYNSFLQDNGFGEKYELGNAQMFVIDGIDRVRDIIEKNRKRKITKHKKLSNNRIIEIDNCSPIEILKLQKNLMTIADGEGIVFVNGKGKRKPKLQQLYEELEHCGQRLMHYKECFEIMGKDRNSYSKTDLEATFMRMKEDHMLNGQLKPAYNVQIAVENYFIVHSYVSNDRTDYNTLIPVLEKHKEAFGEVLEEVTADSGYCSEKNLLYLKENKIDSYIKLQDHEKRKTRAYSKDIGKYYNMKTMVFEDEQVYICHDGRELRHINTEKKKQNGYTQTYEVYGCSDCSGCEHKSKCLYKYNPDKDVDKNKVMKINEVWEELREKSHANIQSEKGILKRQTRSIQTEGHFGDIKENEDFRRFNYRSSDKVYKEFMLFAIGRNINKYHRFLYAKLKKFEGKPQEKTA, encoded by the coding sequence ATGCTCACAGTTAATTATTATAACGACTTTTTTGAAATAGGTCAACAGAAAATCAACTTTAGCTTCTATGAATTGAGTTTACCCGATGACGATCCAGTCTATACCCCAAAAAAAGTTATGGAGGATTTAGATTTTTCCGGACTATTAGCCAATTGTTCGGACAAGGGAAGAACAGGGTACAACCCGATCATGATGTATGCAGTTATTACTTATGCAAATATGCGTGGAATACGCTCTATTGATCGTATTGTGGATTTATGTGAAAGAGATATTGCTTTTATCTGGCTTACTCAAGGGAGGAAGCCTAAAAGAGATGCTTTTTATGAATTTAAAAGTAAAAAACTTACTTCAGATATTTTGGATGACTTAAACTATCAGTTTATGAGACGATTACAAAAGGAAGGATTTGTAACATTAAAAGAATTGTTTATTGATGGAACAAAAATAGAAGCTAATGCTAATCGTTATACTTTTGTATGGCGTGGAAGTATTAATTATCATCTTGCAGGTCTGCTGGATTCTATTGATAAGCTTTATTCAGACTATAATTCTTTTTTACAAGATAATGGATTTGGTGAAAAGTACGAGCTTGGAAATGCACAAATGTTTGTGATTGACGGGATTGATAGAGTTAGAGATATTATTGAAAAAAACAGAAAAAGAAAGATTACGAAACATAAAAAGCTATCTAATAACCGTATTATAGAGATTGATAACTGCTCGCCTATTGAAATACTTAAGCTTCAGAAAAACCTTATGACTATTGCTGACGGAGAAGGTATTGTATTTGTTAACGGAAAGGGTAAGAGAAAGCCAAAGCTTCAACAACTCTATGAAGAACTTGAACATTGTGGACAGCGATTAATGCACTATAAAGAATGTTTTGAGATTATGGGGAAAGATAGAAACAGCTATTCCAAAACTGATTTGGAAGCAACCTTTATGCGAATGAAGGAAGATCATATGCTTAATGGGCAGCTAAAGCCTGCATACAATGTACAGATAGCGGTAGAGAATTATTTTATTGTACATAGTTATGTAAGTAATGATCGTACAGATTATAATACATTAATTCCGGTCCTTGAAAAGCATAAGGAAGCATTCGGAGAAGTACTTGAAGAAGTGACGGCAGACAGCGGTTATTGTAGTGAGAAAAATCTCTTATATCTAAAAGAAAATAAGATAGATAGTTATATAAAACTACAGGATCATGAAAAACGAAAAACAAGAGCATACAGTAAAGATATAGGTAAATACTACAACATGAAGACAATGGTATTTGAAGATGAGCAAGTCTATATCTGTCATGACGGCCGTGAACTTAGACATATCAACACAGAAAAGAAAAAACAGAATGGTTATACACAAACATATGAAGTATATGGATGTTCAGACTGTAGTGGATGTGAACATAAGTCTAAATGCTTATACAAATATAATCCTGATAAAGATGTTGATAAGAACAAAGTGATGAAGATCAATGAAGTATGGGAAGAGCTTCGAGAGAAATCACATGCTAACATACAGAGTGAAAAAGGTATTCTGAAACGACAGACACGGTCTATTCAAACGGAAGGTCATTTTGGAGATATTAAAGAGAATGAAGATTTCCGACGCTTTAACTATCGTTCTTCAGATAAGGTATATAAAGAATTTATGCTTTTTGCGATAGGAAGAAATATAAACAAATATCATCGTTTTCTCTACGCAAAACTAAAGAAATTTGAAGGAAAACCACAGGAGAAAACCGCATAG
- the lexA gene encoding transcriptional repressor LexA, with the protein MDTLSTKQKEIYNVIKDSILNKGYPPSVREIGELVGLKSTSSVHAHLNTLEKKGYIRKDPTKPRTIEITDDTFNLTRREVVNVPMIGTVAAGMPILASENIIDYFPIPSEFLPNSDIFMLKVKGESMVNAGIHDGDQIIVSKQNTAKNGDIVVALIEDSATVKTFYKEKNYYRLQPENDFMEPILVKEVTILGKVIGLFRFM; encoded by the coding sequence ATGGACACATTATCAACCAAGCAAAAAGAAATATACAATGTTATAAAGGATTCCATATTGAATAAGGGATATCCTCCATCTGTTCGTGAAATAGGAGAATTGGTGGGACTTAAGTCTACATCCTCTGTTCATGCCCACTTAAATACTCTTGAGAAGAAGGGCTACATAAGGAAGGATCCTACCAAACCAAGAACTATTGAAATTACTGATGATACTTTCAATCTTACCCGTAGAGAAGTTGTCAATGTTCCTATGATAGGTACTGTGGCAGCCGGTATGCCTATATTAGCTTCTGAGAATATCATAGATTATTTTCCTATACCAAGTGAATTTCTCCCAAATAGTGATATATTTATGTTAAAGGTTAAGGGTGAATCTATGGTTAACGCTGGCATACATGATGGAGACCAGATCATTGTATCTAAACAAAATACTGCAAAAAATGGGGATATCGTAGTAGCTTTGATAGAAGATTCTGCTACTGTAAAGACATTCTACAAAGAAAAAAATTATTATCGTCTCCAGCCTGAAAATGATTTTATGGAGCCTATTTTGGTAAAAGAAGTCACTATACTTGGAAAGGTTATTGGTTTATTTAGATTTATGTGA
- a CDS encoding IS1182 family transposase: protein MLTVNYYNDFFEIGQQKINFSFYELSLPDDDPVYTLKKVMEDLDFSGLLANCSDKGRTGYNPIMMYAVITYANMRGIRSIDRIVDLCERDIAFIWLTQGRKPKRDAFYEFKSKKLTSDILDDLNYQFMRRLQKEGFVTLKELFIDGTKIEANANRYTFVWRGSINYHLAGLLDSIDKLYSDYNSFLQDNGFGEKYEFGNAQMFVIDGIDRVRDIIEKNRKRKITKHKKLSNNRIIEIDNCSPIEILKLQKNLMTIADGEGIVFVNGKGKRKPKLQQLYEELEHCGQRLMHYKECFEIMGKDRNSYSKTDLEATFMRMKEDHMLNGQLKPAYNVQIAVENYFIVHSYVSNDRTDYNTLIPVLEKHKEAFGEVLEEVTADSGYCSEKNLLYLKENKIDSYIKLQDHEKRKTRAYSKDIGKYYNMKTMVFEDEQVYICHDGRELRHINTEKKKQNGYTQTYEVYGCSDCSGCEHKSKCLYKYNPDKDVDKNKVMKINEVWEELREKSHANIQSEKGILKRQTRSIQTEGHFGDIKENEDFRRFNYRSSDKVYKEFMLFAIGRNINKYHRFLYAKLKKFEGKPQEKTA from the coding sequence ATGCTCACAGTTAATTATTATAACGACTTTTTTGAAATAGGTCAACAGAAAATCAACTTTAGCTTCTATGAATTGAGTTTACCCGATGACGATCCAGTCTATACCCTAAAAAAAGTTATGGAGGATTTAGATTTTTCCGGACTATTAGCCAATTGTTCGGACAAGGGAAGAACAGGGTACAACCCGATCATGATGTATGCAGTTATTACTTATGCAAATATGCGTGGAATACGCTCTATTGATCGTATTGTGGATTTATGTGAAAGAGATATTGCTTTTATCTGGCTTACTCAAGGGAGGAAGCCTAAAAGAGATGCTTTTTATGAATTTAAAAGTAAGAAACTTACTTCAGATATTTTGGATGACTTAAACTATCAGTTTATGAGACGATTACAAAAAGAAGGATTTGTTACATTAAAAGAATTGTTTATTGATGGAACAAAAATAGAAGCTAATGCTAATCGTTATACTTTTGTATGGCGTGGAAGCATTAATTATCATCTTGCAGGTCTTCTGGATTCTATTGATAAGCTTTATTCAGACTATAATTCTTTTTTACAAGATAATGGATTTGGCGAAAAGTACGAGTTTGGAAATGCACAAATGTTTGTGATTGACGGAATTGATAGAGTTAGAGATATTATTGAAAAGAACAGAAAAAGAAAGATTACGAAACATAAAAAGCTATCTAATAACCGTATTATAGAGATTGATAACTGCTCGCCTATTGAAATACTTAAGCTTCAGAAAAACCTTATGACTATTGCTGACGGAGAAGGTATTGTATTTGTTAACGGAAAGGGTAAGAGAAAGCCAAAGCTTCAACAACTCTATGAAGAACTTGAACATTGTGGACAGCGATTAATGCACTATAAAGAATGTTTTGAGATTATGGGGAAAGATAGAAACAGCTATTCCAAAACTGATTTGGAAGCAACCTTTATGCGAATGAAGGAAGATCATATGCTTAATGGGCAGCTAAAGCCTGCATACAATGTACAGATAGCGGTAGAGAATTATTTTATTGTACATAGTTATGTAAGTAATGATCGTACAGATTATAATACATTAATTCCGGTCCTTGAAAAGCATAAGGAAGCATTCGGAGAAGTACTTGAAGAAGTGACGGCAGACAGCGGTTATTGTAGTGAGAAAAATCTCTTATATCTAAAAGAAAATAAGATAGATAGTTATATAAAACTACAGGATCATGAAAAACGAAAAACAAGAGCATACAGTAAAGATATAGGTAAATACTACAACATGAAGACAATGGTATTTGAAGATGAGCAAGTCTATATCTGTCATGACGGTCGTGAACTTAGACATATCAACACAGAAAAGAAAAAACAGAATGGTTATACACAAACATATGAAGTATATGGATGTTCAGACTGTAGTGGATGTGAACATAAGTCTAAATGCTTATACAAATATAATCCTGATAAAGATGTTGATAAGAACAAAGTGATGAAGATCAATGAAGTATGGGAAGAGCTTCGAGAGAAATCACATGCTAACATACAGAGTGAAAAAGGTATTCTGAAACGACAGACACGGTCTATTCAAACGGAAGGTCATTTTGGAGATATTAAAGAGAATGAAGATTTCCGACGCTTTAACTATCGTTCTTCAGATAAGGTATATAAAGAATTTATGCTTTTTGCGATAGGAAGAAATATAAACAAATATCATCGTTTTCTCTACGCAAAACTAAAGAAATTTGAAGGAAAACCACAGGAGAAAACCGCATAG
- the rplS gene encoding 50S ribosomal protein L19 has product MNDLIRSIEAEQLKASVDDFCVGDTVKVHNKIREGNRERIQIFEGTVIKRQNGGARETFTVRKNSNGIGVEKTWPLHSPSVDRIEVVRKGKVRRAKLYYLRDRVGKAAKVKEAGAR; this is encoded by the coding sequence ATGAATGATTTAATAAGAAGTATTGAGGCAGAGCAACTTAAGGCAAGCGTTGATGATTTTTGTGTAGGTGATACAGTAAAAGTACACAATAAGATTCGCGAGGGTAACAGAGAGAGAATCCAGATTTTTGAGGGTACTGTTATCAAGAGACAAAATGGTGGTGCAAGAGAGACTTTCACGGTAAGAAAGAACTCAAACGGAATCGGTGTTGAGAAGACATGGCCATTACACTCTCCATCTGTTGACAGAATAGAAGTTGTAAGAAAAGGTAAAGTTAGAAGAGCTAAATTATATTATCTTCGTGACAGAGTTGGTAAGGCTGCTAAGGTTAAAGAGGCAGGTGCAAGATAA
- a CDS encoding LytTR family DNA-binding domain-containing protein, with product MNVIYQNDDSIDSDSALIKTHSKFEDLEKLLEYVRAYNNKLNVKKDDHLYQIAINKFIRFYSGAKLVYAQTENEEYQISKRLYELEEILPVQFVRVSNSEIINLDYVSHFSMSVGGIINIEFKNGTMTSSSRRYLKKIKEILYHEK from the coding sequence ATGAATGTAATCTATCAAAATGATGACAGTATTGACTCGGACAGTGCACTGATAAAAACGCATAGTAAATTTGAAGATTTAGAAAAACTTTTAGAATATGTAAGGGCTTATAATAATAAGCTGAATGTAAAAAAAGATGATCATCTTTATCAAATTGCCATCAATAAGTTTATAAGATTTTATTCAGGGGCAAAGCTTGTATATGCACAGACTGAGAATGAAGAGTATCAGATTTCAAAAAGGCTTTATGAGCTTGAAGAAATCCTGCCTGTACAGTTTGTCAGAGTATCAAATTCTGAAATCATAAATCTTGATTATGTCTCACATTTTTCAATGAGTGTGGGAGGGATTATAAATATTGAGTTCAAAAACGGTACAATGACCAGCTCATCAAGAAGATATCTAAAAAAAATAAAGGAGATTTTATATCATGAAAAATAA
- a CDS encoding DUF2752 domain-containing protein: MFKTITHLDCPSCGVSRMCVSLSH; encoded by the coding sequence ATGTTTAAAACAATAACTCATCTGGACTGTCCGAGTTGCGGAGTAAGCAGGATGTGTGTATCGCTCTCACATTGA